The proteins below come from a single Mesobacillus jeotgali genomic window:
- a CDS encoding branched-chain amino acid aminotransferase produces MLKNQVEKYITMQKDCVELHNEEKEYAERQGLLHGVEVKGLESDARFADAYVERGDKETEEFLGEESFGFLNQPIAYFKERKNEFMYLESKWFDLVGVDAVSLEKDDVFGTYDVMLGLKLQKKYESGIKKYLEENLNGEGSRYDLLFDGNEGVWSLNFALNGLESYREDLLIRDAYNLVYGFLFRLAESLENK; encoded by the coding sequence ATGTTAAAGAACCAGGTCGAGAAATATATTACAATGCAAAAGGATTGCGTTGAATTACATAATGAAGAAAAAGAATATGCAGAGCGCCAAGGGCTGCTTCATGGAGTTGAAGTAAAAGGATTAGAGTCAGATGCTCGTTTTGCGGATGCATATGTTGAGAGAGGGGACAAAGAAACTGAGGAGTTCCTGGGTGAAGAATCATTTGGTTTCCTGAATCAGCCAATTGCTTATTTTAAAGAGCGGAAAAATGAATTCATGTATTTGGAATCCAAATGGTTTGACCTGGTCGGTGTTGATGCCGTAAGTCTAGAAAAAGATGATGTGTTCGGAACATATGACGTAATGCTGGGACTTAAGCTTCAGAAGAAATATGAATCCGGCATCAAGAAATACCTGGAGGAGAACCTTAATGGTGAGGGGTCTAGGTATGATCTGTTGTTCGATGGCAATGAAGGAGTATGGAGCCTGAATTTCGCATTGAATGGGCTGGAGAGTTACAGGGAAGATCTATTGATCAGAGATGCTTATAATCTGGTCTACGGCTTTCTTTTCAGGCTTGCAGAGTCTTTAGAAAATAAATAA
- a CDS encoding CotY/CotZ family spore coat protein: MNYYYKDDHRPDDDYDNKKERSRHRDREKHKEWDDHMDWEDHRDWKKQKDKDKHKDWDDDEYDCGCKKGHHDEKHSHHCVCKKVRDINEAQHKVKQKSHGCDVSCELSIRELLNQCKQSNFDTIPFKLLCGCSKGDSETFVGTGVVKIDGCFYDIKSTFFRVVDFTKGSKCCAILELLCPERCKGKHHGIEGFVRTGACFEVDLKDFVGITCFPPVKAKKMDPKKLLCSGH, from the coding sequence ATGAATTATTATTACAAAGATGATCATCGGCCAGACGATGATTACGATAATAAAAAGGAAAGATCAAGACACCGAGATAGAGAGAAGCATAAAGAATGGGATGACCATATGGACTGGGAAGACCACAGAGATTGGAAGAAACAGAAGGATAAAGACAAACACAAGGATTGGGACGATGATGAATATGATTGCGGCTGTAAAAAAGGCCATCATGATGAGAAACATTCACATCACTGTGTATGTAAAAAAGTAAGGGATATAAATGAAGCACAGCACAAGGTAAAACAAAAAAGCCATGGTTGTGACGTCAGCTGCGAATTATCAATCAGAGAGCTTTTGAATCAATGCAAACAGTCCAACTTTGATACAATCCCGTTCAAATTATTATGCGGATGCAGCAAAGGCGATTCCGAGACTTTCGTAGGTACTGGCGTGGTTAAAATTGATGGCTGCTTTTATGACATCAAGTCTACTTTTTTCCGAGTAGTTGACTTTACGAAGGGATCCAAATGCTGTGCGATCCTCGAGTTGCTCTGTCCGGAACGATGCAAAGGAAAGCACCATGGGATTGAGGGATTCGTTAGAACTGGTGCATGCTTCGAAGTCGATTTAAAAGATTTTGTCGGTATTACCTGCTTCCCGCCTGTAAAAGCGAAGAAAATGGATCCTAAGAAGCTGTTATGCTCTGGACATTGA
- a CDS encoding CsxC family protein: MKRNTGCNSNHGCPPQLSCDEAKTLRVDCDNDSYYPYGNYLQYPVADIDVALAEVELQVEVESDIELPTAAREIKHMRRNVSLTQCKAIRSAMDYDKVKLYISGVVHKNIQYVEQCSGVLRDYSVDVPFTCSQAVKVYNYPDYEHLSQKNTVYERRFIDKKGHGADNCTSGAYTYEYYNEPIDCKLLASFVNDLDLYKDFDNWGRFSRITEKMEVGLFFKLLQKQQVNLGYCYGGKEEESSSSSCDTGYKMEHQPKSMKDRMKELMKRHEG, encoded by the coding sequence ATGAAGAGAAATACAGGTTGCAATTCAAACCATGGCTGTCCGCCACAGCTTTCATGTGATGAAGCTAAAACACTTCGGGTTGATTGCGATAATGATTCTTACTATCCTTATGGCAATTATCTTCAGTACCCAGTCGCTGACATTGATGTTGCATTAGCAGAAGTGGAGCTGCAGGTTGAAGTTGAAAGTGACATTGAACTGCCAACTGCCGCACGTGAGATCAAACACATGCGCAGGAATGTTTCCCTTACACAATGTAAGGCGATCCGTTCAGCAATGGACTATGACAAGGTAAAACTTTATATTTCCGGTGTTGTCCACAAAAATATCCAATATGTTGAGCAATGCAGCGGAGTATTGAGGGACTACAGTGTCGATGTACCATTTACTTGCAGTCAGGCTGTCAAAGTCTACAATTATCCTGACTATGAACATCTAAGCCAAAAGAACACTGTTTATGAAAGAAGGTTCATTGACAAGAAAGGCCATGGTGCCGATAATTGCACATCTGGAGCATACACGTATGAATACTACAATGAGCCAATCGACTGCAAACTGCTAGCATCTTTTGTCAATGACCTGGATCTTTACAAGGATTTTGACAACTGGGGTAGATTCAGCCGAATTACCGAGAAGATGGAAGTCGGCTTATTCTTCAAATTGCTTCAGAAGCAGCAGGTTAACCTGGGCTATTGCTATGGCGGCAAAGAAGAAGAATCCTCCTCTTCTTCATGTGACACAGGCTATAAGATGGAACATCAGCCAAAAAGCATGAAAGACAGGATGAAAGAATTAATGAAACGCCATGAAGGTTAA
- a CDS encoding CsxC family protein has product MFEPDKNKKPDFECKPSTDHFECSPRHHHPHVSLGKVVTKVPVVLAELTLHVNLDTMINFPEPVLEIKDIKKRIKLTQCRLLLPTNKLFIKGFVRKNIQYASPSQEIEASSSSSVASDLHSYTVDIPFQVVTEVKNFLSHPVMPQVNNRKEFDFFVSKPLSTGFPEKDELLTSDLSQFHQESSQHYNELPFCELVSSQIIEWDEAIDRQPLPTSSPIDEGYFQTIEEKMVIDFTVRVLQNQQIRVSSATNDPDCYDESE; this is encoded by the coding sequence ATGTTTGAACCAGATAAAAATAAAAAGCCTGATTTCGAGTGTAAGCCTTCAACTGATCATTTCGAATGCTCACCTCGACACCACCATCCACATGTAAGTCTTGGAAAGGTCGTAACAAAAGTTCCAGTCGTTCTTGCGGAACTGACTCTGCACGTGAATCTGGATACGATGATCAATTTCCCAGAACCGGTGCTTGAGATTAAGGATATTAAAAAACGAATCAAATTGACTCAATGCAGACTGCTGTTGCCGACGAATAAATTATTTATTAAAGGGTTTGTAAGGAAGAATATCCAATATGCAAGCCCGAGCCAGGAAATTGAAGCTTCCTCATCTTCATCAGTAGCTTCTGACCTGCACTCTTATACAGTGGATATTCCGTTCCAGGTAGTAACAGAGGTGAAGAACTTCCTTTCTCATCCGGTAATGCCGCAAGTGAACAACCGAAAGGAATTTGATTTCTTCGTTTCTAAACCTTTGTCAACTGGATTCCCGGAAAAAGATGAATTGCTGACTAGCGACTTGAGCCAATTCCATCAGGAAAGCTCACAACATTATAATGAATTGCCTTTCTGTGAATTAGTATCCAGCCAGATCATTGAATGGGATGAAGCGATTGACCGTCAGCCTTTACCGACATCTTCACCAATCGATGAAGGATATTTCCAGACAATCGAAGAGAAAATGGTCATCGATTTCACTGTGCGTGTTCTTCAAAATCAACAAATCCGCGTTTCTTCAGCGACAAATGATCCAGATTGCTATGATGAATCAGAATAA
- a CDS encoding CsxC family protein, which produces MTTDHNGKRGCVSVNKSASRNECVNVPTPGLVPAANLPVTLADITISDHLVADIHFPDPVLEIKDIKKRVKIVQCRLLLGPTSDPDTGIPLFIKGFIRKNIQYATPCPHAKSDCVSSEMRSLTVDVPFECVTVVTDFLTDPILPISNTREEFDFFRAQNLGHGYPEKDQMLSSDLSQFHQVSTQFYNQIPFCELVSSSIVQWDEATDRYPLPNNGPFEEGTFHNIVEKTFLQFRVRVYQNQQIALNGNGDDNGNG; this is translated from the coding sequence ATGACTACTGACCATAATGGTAAGCGTGGATGTGTAAGTGTTAATAAGTCTGCGTCCAGGAATGAATGTGTGAACGTACCAACTCCGGGTCTGGTCCCAGCAGCTAACCTTCCTGTTACGCTTGCAGATATTACAATATCAGACCATTTAGTTGCCGACATTCATTTCCCAGATCCAGTACTTGAAATCAAGGATATCAAAAAAAGGGTGAAAATTGTCCAGTGCAGATTGCTTTTAGGTCCTACTTCAGATCCTGATACAGGAATCCCGCTATTTATTAAAGGTTTCATCCGCAAGAATATCCAATATGCAACGCCATGTCCGCACGCTAAAAGCGACTGTGTATCTTCAGAAATGCGCTCATTGACTGTTGATGTCCCGTTTGAGTGTGTAACTGTGGTCACTGATTTCTTGACCGATCCAATTCTCCCGATTTCCAATACTCGTGAAGAATTTGACTTCTTTAGAGCACAAAATTTGGGCCACGGCTATCCGGAAAAAGATCAGATGCTATCCAGCGATCTATCGCAATTCCACCAGGTAAGCACACAATTTTACAATCAAATTCCGTTCTGTGAACTAGTATCCAGCAGCATTGTTCAATGGGATGAAGCGACAGATCGTTATCCTTTACCTAACAATGGACCTTTCGAAGAAGGAACATTCCACAATATAGTTGAAAAAACGTTCTTGCAATTCCGTGTTAGAGTTTATCAGAACCAGCAAATTGCTCTTAATGGCAATGGCGACGATAATGGCAATGGCTAA
- a CDS encoding ParM/StbA family protein yields the protein MNNYNYFAVDIGNSWYKVLASDHGELREYQMPNAIALYDDEFYEKPYDEEDIELEENLIAEIKSPAITNKREIFYAGKAAAKQRNVSLTASNNQKADEDRTYILLFAAAAYHASIINSNDIELDYCIDQLAVSLPTTQYKERKEQLKQRLIGSHTITLHKVPGIPEPKELIVKLEIKDVIVGAEGACAYLGLIRDIDTLTIKDDNLVKDTKKGIIIGDLGGDSVDFVGIKNSKPVASVEGDHFGINLFLDTIIKKVSKNELYTFDSRSELEEKLFAGQSEWYVEPFAGVRKDISKYVIPQLRIMAIKYLEHFDRARSSSSEIKGASRYIAVGGAAKLAQKQIQEAAVRWADKGRPIELTFPENLEKLNVFGLMILAKMNQLKKQHENTEELISIEG from the coding sequence ATGAATAATTATAATTATTTCGCAGTCGACATAGGCAACAGCTGGTATAAAGTCCTGGCCTCTGATCATGGAGAGCTCAGGGAATACCAAATGCCAAACGCCATCGCATTGTATGATGATGAGTTTTATGAAAAGCCCTATGACGAGGAAGATATTGAACTCGAGGAAAATCTGATCGCAGAGATAAAAAGCCCGGCGATCACAAACAAAAGAGAAATTTTTTACGCTGGAAAGGCCGCTGCCAAGCAAAGAAATGTCAGCCTGACCGCAAGCAATAACCAAAAAGCTGATGAAGACCGCACATATATCCTTCTGTTCGCCGCTGCTGCCTACCATGCTTCTATCATAAATTCAAATGATATTGAATTGGACTATTGTATTGACCAATTGGCTGTTTCTCTTCCAACAACGCAATATAAGGAGAGAAAAGAACAACTCAAGCAGCGTTTGATTGGCAGCCATACCATTACACTCCATAAGGTCCCGGGAATACCGGAGCCGAAAGAACTGATCGTCAAGCTTGAGATCAAGGATGTGATTGTCGGTGCGGAAGGAGCCTGTGCTTATTTAGGATTAATCCGTGACATTGACACATTAACAATTAAGGACGATAACCTGGTCAAGGATACTAAGAAAGGAATTATCATTGGTGATCTTGGCGGTGATTCAGTAGATTTCGTTGGAATCAAGAACAGCAAGCCTGTAGCCTCAGTTGAAGGTGATCATTTTGGAATCAATTTGTTTTTGGATACAATCATAAAAAAAGTAAGCAAGAACGAATTATACACCTTTGACTCAAGGTCAGAGCTTGAGGAAAAACTTTTTGCCGGCCAATCAGAATGGTATGTCGAACCTTTTGCCGGAGTGAGGAAAGATATCAGTAAGTACGTGATCCCTCAATTGAGGATCATGGCTATAAAATACCTTGAGCACTTTGACCGCGCCAGGAGCAGTTCCAGCGAGATCAAGGGGGCATCCCGCTACATCGCAGTTGGCGGTGCAGCAAAACTTGCCCAGAAGCAAATCCAGGAAGCTGCAGTTAGATGGGCTGATAAGGGGCGCCCGATTGAACTGACTTTTCCAGAGAACCTGGAAAAACTGAACGTCTTCGGACTCATGATTTTAGCCAAAATGAACCAACTTAAAAAACAACATGAGAATACCGAGGAACTAATTTCCATTGAAGGATGA
- the glsA gene encoding glutaminase A gives MPCRTTDELNELVHEAKKYTDGGKVADYIPALAKANPEELSVAIFHDDGTCVSAGDIQQKLTLQSVSKVLTLALALIDYGEEAVFDKVGYEPTGDPFNSIVKLEFSPSKPLNPMINAGALAVTHMIKGNDADQRFERILSFIQELAGNSSIGYSEEVAQSEYETSDLNRALCYFLRQHGVIDEDVEELLKVYTKQCAIEMDCLDLARIGCVFAMDGLEPVTNRRLIPAHVARLCKTFMVTCGMYNASGEFAVRVGIPAKSGVSGGIMGSVPNRFGIGILGPALDEKGNSIGGIKLLERMSERYNMSMF, from the coding sequence ATGCCTTGCAGAACGACTGATGAATTGAATGAACTTGTACATGAAGCAAAAAAATATACTGACGGCGGGAAGGTGGCAGATTACATTCCTGCGTTGGCGAAAGCGAATCCAGAAGAGTTGTCAGTGGCTATTTTTCATGATGACGGAACTTGTGTTTCGGCCGGAGACATCCAGCAGAAATTGACTTTGCAAAGTGTTTCCAAAGTATTGACACTTGCGCTTGCCCTTATAGATTACGGTGAAGAAGCAGTTTTTGACAAAGTGGGTTATGAACCAACTGGAGATCCTTTCAATTCAATTGTCAAGCTGGAATTCAGTCCTTCGAAACCGTTGAATCCTATGATCAACGCAGGCGCATTGGCAGTTACTCATATGATTAAAGGGAATGATGCGGATCAGCGCTTTGAGCGAATCCTTTCGTTCATCCAGGAACTGGCAGGCAACTCTTCAATTGGTTATTCAGAAGAAGTTGCTCAGTCTGAATATGAAACTTCTGATCTGAATAGGGCCTTATGCTATTTTTTAAGGCAGCATGGCGTGATTGATGAGGATGTTGAAGAATTGTTAAAGGTGTACACGAAGCAATGTGCAATTGAAATGGACTGTCTGGACCTTGCACGTATTGGATGTGTTTTCGCAATGGATGGTTTGGAGCCGGTCACCAATCGCCGGTTGATACCTGCCCATGTCGCTCGCCTGTGTAAAACATTCATGGTTACATGTGGTATGTATAATGCCTCGGGAGAGTTCGCTGTCAGGGTGGGGATTCCTGCGAAAAGTGGTGTATCAGGCGGTATTATGGGCTCTGTTCCAAACAGGTTCGGAATTGGAATTCTAGGGCCGGCCCTGGATGAAAAAGGGAATAGCATCGGTGGAATCAAACTGCTTGAAAGAATGTCTGAAAGGTATAATATGAGCATGTTTTAA
- a CDS encoding ABC1 kinase family protein, producing the protein MTDRLRRLNRYREIASSFVKYGFGYVLEEVGLFHILSLKDRIAADVKSGNTREAGNRIRCMLEELGPAFIKLGQLLSIRSDMLPQEIVKELELLQDQVPPVPVDEIKEKLQHEYGRPVEEVFQYFNEDYVAAASIGQVHEAVLSTGESVMVKIQRPGIKQTVHTDLEILRDIARLIEQRYDWAQYYNITDMVEELSESIRRELDYTEEARNTDMVQMQFEDCDSIKVPVIFHEYSTPQILTMEKVEGIKLNELNTIFIKNEEKRRIADLLVSAFITQILREGFFHGDPHPGNILYNQEAQQLIFIDFGQVGRLSASLRYDSASMMMGIMQEDTHRIVRSVFSMAYVPSDIDEQHFYDRVDGIRKTVEWSSKEGLSLGLTVKELFAAAQEHRIILPKEMTMMGKALITIEAIISEIDPNLDMIELARPYGEQIMRERYDPIKMGKRFWNKAEDLSDTFTNIPNQVENVLNQASKGDLKFEISLSEINRILHKFDRISNQVSFSLTLLAFSIVVLGLIVGATFGNNTILTSVPAIEVGFIIAFGMFLWIIYSILKSGRF; encoded by the coding sequence TTGACGGACCGATTGAGACGATTAAATAGATATAGAGAGATAGCTTCATCGTTTGTAAAATATGGATTTGGCTATGTACTGGAAGAGGTGGGGCTGTTTCATATCCTGTCACTGAAGGACCGGATCGCTGCAGATGTGAAAAGCGGGAACACCAGGGAAGCCGGTAATCGTATAAGGTGTATGTTGGAGGAATTGGGGCCCGCCTTTATAAAGCTTGGCCAGCTCCTCAGTATCAGAAGTGATATGCTTCCTCAAGAGATTGTTAAGGAATTGGAGCTGCTTCAGGACCAGGTTCCCCCAGTGCCTGTAGATGAGATTAAGGAGAAGCTTCAACACGAGTATGGCAGGCCTGTTGAGGAAGTATTCCAATATTTTAACGAAGATTATGTAGCGGCAGCGTCGATTGGCCAGGTCCATGAAGCGGTTTTGTCAACAGGGGAATCGGTCATGGTGAAGATCCAGCGGCCAGGAATCAAGCAGACCGTCCATACGGATCTTGAAATTTTAAGGGATATTGCGAGGCTTATCGAGCAGCGTTATGACTGGGCTCAATATTACAATATCACAGATATGGTTGAAGAGCTGTCAGAATCAATCCGCAGGGAACTCGATTATACGGAAGAAGCCCGGAATACGGATATGGTTCAAATGCAGTTTGAAGATTGCGACTCGATAAAGGTCCCAGTTATCTTTCATGAATACTCGACTCCTCAGATTCTGACCATGGAAAAGGTTGAGGGGATCAAACTCAACGAGTTGAATACAATTTTTATTAAAAATGAGGAAAAACGAAGGATCGCAGATTTATTGGTAAGTGCATTTATAACCCAGATTTTAAGGGAAGGTTTTTTTCACGGTGATCCACACCCTGGTAATATCCTTTATAATCAAGAAGCTCAACAGCTTATATTCATAGATTTTGGACAAGTAGGCCGGCTTTCAGCAAGTTTGAGATATGATTCAGCATCAATGATGATGGGAATTATGCAGGAGGATACCCACCGGATCGTCAGGTCTGTCTTCAGTATGGCTTATGTTCCTTCTGATATTGATGAACAGCATTTTTATGACCGGGTAGATGGAATCAGGAAAACGGTTGAATGGTCATCAAAAGAAGGGCTAAGCTTGGGTTTGACGGTCAAGGAGCTTTTTGCCGCCGCACAGGAACATCGGATTATCCTGCCGAAGGAAATGACAATGATGGGGAAAGCCTTAATCACGATTGAAGCCATCATTTCTGAAATCGATCCAAACCTTGATATGATTGAGTTAGCCAGGCCTTATGGGGAACAGATAATGAGGGAGCGGTACGATCCGATTAAAATGGGCAAAAGGTTTTGGAATAAGGCGGAGGACTTATCTGATACATTCACCAATATTCCGAATCAGGTCGAAAATGTTTTGAATCAGGCTTCCAAAGGGGATTTGAAATTCGAAATCAGCTTATCGGAAATTAATCGGATTCTTCATAAATTTGACCGGATCAGCAACCAGGTATCTTTCAGTTTGACCCTGCTTGCCTTTAGTATTGTTGTTCTTGGTTTGATTGTTGGCGCAACTTTTGGAAATAATACTATACTGACAAGCGTACCGGCAATCGAAGTAGGATTTATCATTGCATTCGGGATGTTTTTATGGATAATTTATTCTATATTGAAGTCAGGACGTTTTTAA
- a CDS encoding phasin family protein, which yields MNNFLKSGFLLGLGAAVAGKEKVDETIMKLVEKGNMTQAEADTIFDDFFKKGESKSGEWNEEFRKMARTQLTELGFVTREELDTVQAQLVLLQEEISQLRNSRLNNNIDQVENGMENIPPGFSKDIE from the coding sequence ATGAATAATTTTCTGAAGAGCGGTTTTTTGTTAGGGCTGGGAGCTGCGGTTGCCGGTAAGGAAAAGGTGGATGAAACCATTATGAAGCTGGTAGAGAAGGGAAATATGACCCAGGCTGAAGCTGACACTATTTTTGATGACTTTTTCAAAAAAGGCGAATCGAAAAGCGGTGAATGGAATGAGGAGTTCAGGAAGATGGCCAGAACCCAGCTGACTGAGCTTGGTTTTGTAACAAGGGAAGAATTAGACACAGTCCAGGCACAGCTTGTATTATTGCAGGAAGAAATTTCGCAGCTTCGTAATAGCAGGTTAAATAATAATATTGACCAGGTTGAAAACGGAATGGAAAATATTCCGCCTGGATTTTCAAAAGACATTGAATAG
- a CDS encoding LysM peptidoglycan-binding domain-containing protein yields MTVHVVRSGENLWAIARTYGVSVQSIVDVNGLPSTSLIIPGLALYIPDQQPIIRYYKIKAGDTLWRISSQFKTSISSIVSANSGLDPNRLYIGQNINIPSPVKPQFSTLGFIVPGSSQTFLADLERMAPHLTYIAVVAFSFTEEGYAYVLGDDASIVRRSRELGIIPLLVLQNTTAAGFSKELAGRVLSSPTYRRNLVASLVNLATQRGYGGISIDLEFIPPPQREDFNSFLRELKAAMGNLILHVNVHAKTEDIPTNPIIGAYDYKTIGEIADIVAVMTIDYGYPGGPPDPISPLWWIALVVRYSLTLIPREKLQIGLPLYGHDKVVSTNQFRALSVLDAQNLGISAGAVIQYDTAARSPWFRYWKGTEEHIVWFEDIRSYIEKYRLIDLYQLNGTTYWQLSLKAPQNWAYLDKADVIKL; encoded by the coding sequence ATGACTGTCCACGTAGTTAGGTCGGGTGAAAATCTATGGGCAATTGCCAGGACTTATGGTGTATCGGTCCAAAGTATTGTCGATGTCAATGGACTTCCTTCCACCAGCTTAATCATCCCAGGACTGGCTCTTTATATTCCAGATCAGCAGCCTATAATTCGTTATTATAAAATCAAAGCTGGCGATACACTTTGGAGAATTTCTTCCCAGTTCAAAACTAGTATTAGCAGCATTGTCAGTGCAAACTCGGGACTAGACCCCAACAGATTGTACATTGGCCAGAACATCAATATTCCTTCACCTGTTAAACCACAGTTTTCTACACTTGGATTCATTGTACCTGGCTCCTCTCAAACTTTCCTGGCCGACCTGGAGAGAATGGCTCCTCATCTAACTTATATTGCTGTTGTGGCATTTTCCTTTACAGAAGAAGGGTATGCCTATGTTTTAGGAGATGATGCCTCGATAGTCCGCAGAAGCAGAGAATTGGGTATCATCCCATTATTAGTGCTCCAAAACACAACCGCGGCTGGCTTTAGTAAAGAGCTGGCTGGCAGGGTATTGTCATCGCCAACATACCGCAGGAACCTCGTTGCCAGTCTTGTTAATTTAGCAACTCAACGGGGGTATGGGGGAATCAGCATCGACCTTGAATTTATTCCGCCGCCTCAAAGGGAAGATTTCAATTCCTTCCTTCGTGAACTGAAAGCGGCGATGGGCAATCTTATTTTACATGTGAACGTCCATGCGAAGACTGAAGATATCCCGACAAATCCAATTATCGGAGCCTATGATTATAAAACGATTGGGGAGATTGCCGACATTGTGGCCGTGATGACGATTGATTACGGATACCCGGGAGGACCGCCTGATCCAATTTCCCCATTATGGTGGATCGCACTGGTTGTCAGATATTCATTGACCTTGATTCCACGTGAAAAATTGCAAATCGGCCTCCCTCTTTACGGTCATGATAAAGTGGTTTCGACCAATCAATTTCGTGCGCTCTCCGTCCTGGATGCACAGAACCTTGGTATCTCTGCTGGTGCGGTCATTCAATATGATACGGCAGCCAGATCACCATGGTTCAGGTATTGGAAAGGAACCGAAGAGCATATCGTCTGGTTTGAAGACATTCGCAGCTATATCGAAAAGTACAGATTAATTGATTTATATCAACTCAATGGAACAACATATTGGCAGCTTAGTTTGAAGGCTCCCCAAAACTGGGCTTATCTCGACAAAGCGGATGTTATCAAACTTTGA